A stretch of the Ptiloglossa arizonensis isolate GNS036 chromosome 1, iyPtiAriz1_principal, whole genome shotgun sequence genome encodes the following:
- the LOC143149068 gene encoding uncharacterized protein LOC143149068 isoform X1, giving the protein MEATYSINVTNKFSVPLLGDDADLHEIMQQREQEKEAKKKEKLSEKENKSKQPDAQKPPGTKPQKTRVIKDAQQPAVKVPDPKKDQADKKPPQQRTGGGDRNVKFSGESREERNNRRNREDGERTPRGQGELRRGPPGEGRETREFRNSNDTQQRGEYGERRGRGGMRGIGRGRGGPRGRGGYDNRGKREFDRQSGSDKTSGIKPVDKKDGAGSHNWGTHNDEIEESLNQESQDWPNEKSDGDATQASPETKEGETNPDAVEEKPAEEESRELTLDEWKALRNNRAKPQYNLRKAGEGEDLTRWKKMYALEKKKEGAEEDEEDEEEYDAAAEYPQRVGRQKRVLGIEIQFSDSRRVVGGRGRGRGGRGERANGRGYGNRGAPRDGETRGPPPQTEQRSPRGRQNAPKVDDENDFPSLG; this is encoded by the exons ATGGAAGCTACGTACAGCATTAACGTTACCAACAAATTCTCGGTACCGTTGTTGGGGGATGACGCAGATCTGCACGAGATTATGCAGCAACGGGAACAAGAGAAGGAAgctaagaaaaaggagaagctttcagagaaggagaataagagtAAGCAGCCAGACGCGCAAAAGCCGCCCGGTACCAAACCGCAAAAAACTCGAGTGATAAAAGATGCACAGCAACCAGCAGTGAAGGTGCCAGATCCAAAGAAAGATCAAG CAGATAAAAAGCCACCACAACAGAGAACTGGTGGTGGAGACCGCAACGTTAAATTCTCTGGAGAAAGTAGGGAAGAACGCAACAATAGGCGTAATCGTGAAGATGGTGAAAGAACTCCTCGTGGACAAGGGGAACTAAGACGTGGACCTCCTGG tgaGGGACGTGAAACACGAGAATTCAGAAATTCTAACGATACTCAACAACGTGGAGAATATGGAGAGCGTAGGGGTCGTGGTGGAATGCGTGGAATAGGACGTGGACGTGGAGGACCACGTGGCCGCGGAGGATATGATAACCGTGGAAAACGTGAATTTGATCGTCAGTCTGGCTCCGATAAAAC CAGCGGGATTAAACCAGTGGATAAAAAAGATGGTGCTGGTAGCCATAACTGGGGTACTCACAATGATGAAATTGA ggAAAGTTTGAATCAAGAGAGTCAAGATTGGCCAAATGAAAAGTCTGATGGAGATGCTACTCAAGCATCTCCAGAAACaaaagaaggagaaacgaaTCCGGATGCTGTGGAAGAAAAACCGGCTGAGGAAGAGTCGCGTGAGTTGACTTTGGACGAATGGAAAGCTTTACGTAATAATAGAGCAAAGCCTCAATATAATTTACGTAAAGCTGGAGAAGGTGAAGATTTGACTCGCTGGAAAAAAATGTATGCacttgaaaagaagaaagaaggtgCCGAGGAAGATgaggaagatgaagaagaatATGATGCTGCAGCGGAATATCCACAACGTGTTGGAAGGCAAAAACGTGTGTTAGGCATCGAGATACAGTTCAGTGATTCTCGGCGCGTTGTTGGTGGACGTGGTCGAGGACGAGGTGGCCGTGGAGAACGTGCTAACGGTCGTGGATATGGAAATCGTGGTGCTCCTAGAGATGGAGAAACACGTGGTCCT CCTCCACAAACTGAGCAAAGGTCGCCTCGAGGACGTCAAAATGCTCCAAAAGTAGACGATGAGAATGACTTCCCTTCATTGGGATAG
- the LOC143149068 gene encoding uncharacterized protein LOC143149068 isoform X2, with translation MEATYSINVTNKFSVPLLGDDADLHEIMQQREQEKEAKKKEKLSEKENKSKQPDAQKPPGTKPQKTRVIKDAQQPAVKVPDPKKDQADKKPPQQRTGGGDRNVKFSGESREERNNRRNREDGERTPRGQGELRRGPPGEGRETREFRNSNDTQQRGEYGERRGRGGMRGIGRGRGGPRGRGGYDNRGKREFDRQSGSDKTGIKPVDKKDGAGSHNWGTHNDEIEESLNQESQDWPNEKSDGDATQASPETKEGETNPDAVEEKPAEEESRELTLDEWKALRNNRAKPQYNLRKAGEGEDLTRWKKMYALEKKKEGAEEDEEDEEEYDAAAEYPQRVGRQKRVLGIEIQFSDSRRVVGGRGRGRGGRGERANGRGYGNRGAPRDGETRGPPPQTEQRSPRGRQNAPKVDDENDFPSLG, from the exons ATGGAAGCTACGTACAGCATTAACGTTACCAACAAATTCTCGGTACCGTTGTTGGGGGATGACGCAGATCTGCACGAGATTATGCAGCAACGGGAACAAGAGAAGGAAgctaagaaaaaggagaagctttcagagaaggagaataagagtAAGCAGCCAGACGCGCAAAAGCCGCCCGGTACCAAACCGCAAAAAACTCGAGTGATAAAAGATGCACAGCAACCAGCAGTGAAGGTGCCAGATCCAAAGAAAGATCAAG CAGATAAAAAGCCACCACAACAGAGAACTGGTGGTGGAGACCGCAACGTTAAATTCTCTGGAGAAAGTAGGGAAGAACGCAACAATAGGCGTAATCGTGAAGATGGTGAAAGAACTCCTCGTGGACAAGGGGAACTAAGACGTGGACCTCCTGG tgaGGGACGTGAAACACGAGAATTCAGAAATTCTAACGATACTCAACAACGTGGAGAATATGGAGAGCGTAGGGGTCGTGGTGGAATGCGTGGAATAGGACGTGGACGTGGAGGACCACGTGGCCGCGGAGGATATGATAACCGTGGAAAACGTGAATTTGATCGTCAGTCTGGCTCCGATAAAAC CGGGATTAAACCAGTGGATAAAAAAGATGGTGCTGGTAGCCATAACTGGGGTACTCACAATGATGAAATTGA ggAAAGTTTGAATCAAGAGAGTCAAGATTGGCCAAATGAAAAGTCTGATGGAGATGCTACTCAAGCATCTCCAGAAACaaaagaaggagaaacgaaTCCGGATGCTGTGGAAGAAAAACCGGCTGAGGAAGAGTCGCGTGAGTTGACTTTGGACGAATGGAAAGCTTTACGTAATAATAGAGCAAAGCCTCAATATAATTTACGTAAAGCTGGAGAAGGTGAAGATTTGACTCGCTGGAAAAAAATGTATGCacttgaaaagaagaaagaaggtgCCGAGGAAGATgaggaagatgaagaagaatATGATGCTGCAGCGGAATATCCACAACGTGTTGGAAGGCAAAAACGTGTGTTAGGCATCGAGATACAGTTCAGTGATTCTCGGCGCGTTGTTGGTGGACGTGGTCGAGGACGAGGTGGCCGTGGAGAACGTGCTAACGGTCGTGGATATGGAAATCGTGGTGCTCCTAGAGATGGAGAAACACGTGGTCCT CCTCCACAAACTGAGCAAAGGTCGCCTCGAGGACGTCAAAATGCTCCAAAAGTAGACGATGAGAATGACTTCCCTTCATTGGGATAG
- the LOC143149068 gene encoding uncharacterized protein LOC143149068 isoform X3, translated as MEATYSINVTNKFSVPLLGDDADLHEIMQQREQEKEAKKKEKLSEKENKSKQPDAQKPPGTKPQKTRVIKDAQQPAVKVPDPKKDQDKKPPQQRTGGGDRNVKFSGESREERNNRRNREDGERTPRGQGELRRGPPGEGRETREFRNSNDTQQRGEYGERRGRGGMRGIGRGRGGPRGRGGYDNRGKREFDRQSGSDKTSGIKPVDKKDGAGSHNWGTHNDEIEESLNQESQDWPNEKSDGDATQASPETKEGETNPDAVEEKPAEEESRELTLDEWKALRNNRAKPQYNLRKAGEGEDLTRWKKMYALEKKKEGAEEDEEDEEEYDAAAEYPQRVGRQKRVLGIEIQFSDSRRVVGGRGRGRGGRGERANGRGYGNRGAPRDGETRGPPPQTEQRSPRGRQNAPKVDDENDFPSLG; from the exons ATGGAAGCTACGTACAGCATTAACGTTACCAACAAATTCTCGGTACCGTTGTTGGGGGATGACGCAGATCTGCACGAGATTATGCAGCAACGGGAACAAGAGAAGGAAgctaagaaaaaggagaagctttcagagaaggagaataagagtAAGCAGCCAGACGCGCAAAAGCCGCCCGGTACCAAACCGCAAAAAACTCGAGTGATAAAAGATGCACAGCAACCAGCAGTGAAGGTGCCAGATCCAAAGAAAGATCAAG ATAAAAAGCCACCACAACAGAGAACTGGTGGTGGAGACCGCAACGTTAAATTCTCTGGAGAAAGTAGGGAAGAACGCAACAATAGGCGTAATCGTGAAGATGGTGAAAGAACTCCTCGTGGACAAGGGGAACTAAGACGTGGACCTCCTGG tgaGGGACGTGAAACACGAGAATTCAGAAATTCTAACGATACTCAACAACGTGGAGAATATGGAGAGCGTAGGGGTCGTGGTGGAATGCGTGGAATAGGACGTGGACGTGGAGGACCACGTGGCCGCGGAGGATATGATAACCGTGGAAAACGTGAATTTGATCGTCAGTCTGGCTCCGATAAAAC CAGCGGGATTAAACCAGTGGATAAAAAAGATGGTGCTGGTAGCCATAACTGGGGTACTCACAATGATGAAATTGA ggAAAGTTTGAATCAAGAGAGTCAAGATTGGCCAAATGAAAAGTCTGATGGAGATGCTACTCAAGCATCTCCAGAAACaaaagaaggagaaacgaaTCCGGATGCTGTGGAAGAAAAACCGGCTGAGGAAGAGTCGCGTGAGTTGACTTTGGACGAATGGAAAGCTTTACGTAATAATAGAGCAAAGCCTCAATATAATTTACGTAAAGCTGGAGAAGGTGAAGATTTGACTCGCTGGAAAAAAATGTATGCacttgaaaagaagaaagaaggtgCCGAGGAAGATgaggaagatgaagaagaatATGATGCTGCAGCGGAATATCCACAACGTGTTGGAAGGCAAAAACGTGTGTTAGGCATCGAGATACAGTTCAGTGATTCTCGGCGCGTTGTTGGTGGACGTGGTCGAGGACGAGGTGGCCGTGGAGAACGTGCTAACGGTCGTGGATATGGAAATCGTGGTGCTCCTAGAGATGGAGAAACACGTGGTCCT CCTCCACAAACTGAGCAAAGGTCGCCTCGAGGACGTCAAAATGCTCCAAAAGTAGACGATGAGAATGACTTCCCTTCATTGGGATAG